The DNA sequence GATGATGCCCTTGAACTCGTTTTCCTCGCCCATCGGGTACTGCACCGGGGCGGGGATCGCGCCCAATCTCTCGCGGATGTCGCTGAGCACCAGCTCAAAGCTCGCGCCCGTCTTGTCCATCTTGTTGGCGAAGGCGATGCGGGGCACCCCGTAGCGGTCGGCCTGACGCCACACCGTCTCGGACTGCGGCTCCACGCCCTGCGAGGAGTCGAACACCGCGACCGCGCCGTCGAGCACGCGCATGGACCGCTCGACCTCGATGGTGAAGTCCACGTGGCCGGGCGTGTCGATGATGTTGACGGTGTACTCGTCGTCGGTGCCGGAACGCTTCCACTTGGCGGTCGTGGCGGCGGCGGTGATGGTGATGCCGCGCTCGCGCTCCTGCTCCATCCAGTCCATCGTGGCGGCGCCGTCGTGGACTTCGCCGATGTTGTGGGTGCGCCCGGTGTAGTACAGGATGCGCTCGGTGGTCGTGGTCTTGCCCGCGTCAATGTGCGCGGCAATCCCGATGTTGCGGAAGTGGGTGAGGTAGCTCTGGGCTTTGGTGGTCATAGGACTCCCTATTCTCGTGGATGACGCCCTCGCGTCACCGTGAGGTCGAGCGCTCGCCGGGCAGCGAAACGGGACAGCGGGCCGAAAAGCCGCTGTCCGGTCACGCTCTTCAGCGGGGTGCTGGCCTTACCAGCGGTAGTGCGCGTAGGCGCGGTTGGCTTCCGCCATGCGCTCCACATCGTCTTTCTTCTTGATGGAGCCGCCTCGGCCCTGCGCGGCGTCCATGATCTCGCCCGCGAGACGCTCGATGGCGGTGCGCTCGGGACGGCCCTCGGTCGCCGAGAGCATCCAGCGCAGCGTCAGGCTCTGCTGGCGGCGGACGCTCACCTCGACGGGCACCTGGTAGGTCGAGCCACCGACGCGGCGGCTGCGGACCTCGACCCGGGGCTTCACGTTGTCGTAGGCCTGCTTGAAGACCTTGAGCGGCTCCTGGCCGGTGCGCTCCTGCACGAGGCGGCAGGCCCCGTAAAAGATGCGGCTGGCGAGGTTCTTCTTGCCATCCCGCATGATGCGGTTGATCATCGCGCTCACCAGCACGTCCTGGTACACCAGGTCCGGCTGGATGGGGCGCACTTCTGCTCTGCGGCGACGTGCCATG is a window from the Deinococcus aestuarii genome containing:
- the rpsG gene encoding 30S ribosomal protein S7 — translated: MARRRRAEVRPIQPDLVYQDVLVSAMINRIMRDGKKNLASRIFYGACRLVQERTGQEPLKVFKQAYDNVKPRVEVRSRRVGGSTYQVPVEVSVRRQQSLTLRWMLSATEGRPERTAIERLAGEIMDAAQGRGGSIKKKDDVERMAEANRAYAHYRW